A part of Blastopirellula marina genomic DNA contains:
- a CDS encoding glycosyltransferase family 61 protein: MRLKFQPVKDLRNHVLQLWWRRRGLAVPSRSQCTQYIDLAQVSGISLQHIEPALHSIFPEWSMSGRVDEIPEQLEMLSEAEQAEMAAWEGKATIDHPGAMMAIVSQGSLFCRYGFVLTKDQQEILDLNGDGFHHVFPHAGEVVYVPRPTKVPGRLLVLTNSCAQRNYYHWTIEIMSQLRLLQESGIEFDWVAAPNRKPFMVQSLTLLGIEESKILRMGRYTHLQADELIVLGRDGGYPHPTGIEFLRDSMRSQSWSKYGSSERTRLYIPRTSCSSRRIVDEEKLIIALQKLGFECVRLELLTVKEQVELFQRAEIVVGPHGAGLTNLAYCRPGTAVLEISPTSRPCRYFHCLSHLNELAFRVYFGRAVRRPGHVGTEADIEIDLAAVLQEVQDLLSSVEQPVACAM, encoded by the coding sequence ATGCGTCTGAAATTTCAACCTGTTAAGGACTTACGTAACCACGTGCTTCAGCTGTGGTGGCGACGACGCGGGTTGGCAGTTCCTAGCCGTTCGCAGTGTACACAGTACATTGACCTGGCTCAGGTAAGCGGAATCTCGCTTCAGCATATCGAACCGGCCCTGCATTCGATCTTTCCTGAATGGTCCATGTCAGGACGGGTCGATGAAATTCCTGAGCAGCTTGAAATGCTTTCAGAGGCCGAACAAGCTGAGATGGCTGCTTGGGAGGGGAAGGCGACAATTGATCATCCGGGAGCAATGATGGCGATTGTCTCCCAAGGAAGCCTGTTCTGTCGTTACGGGTTTGTGCTGACGAAAGATCAGCAAGAGATCCTCGATCTGAACGGCGACGGGTTTCATCACGTCTTTCCGCACGCTGGCGAAGTGGTTTATGTCCCACGACCCACGAAGGTACCAGGTCGTTTGCTGGTGCTGACCAACAGCTGCGCCCAGAGAAACTACTATCACTGGACGATCGAAATCATGTCGCAGCTTCGACTCTTGCAAGAGTCGGGCATCGAGTTCGATTGGGTCGCGGCCCCCAATCGCAAACCGTTCATGGTCCAGTCTTTAACGCTGCTGGGTATCGAGGAATCAAAAATCCTGCGGATGGGACGGTACACCCATCTGCAAGCCGACGAGTTGATCGTCTTAGGGCGTGACGGAGGCTATCCTCATCCCACCGGGATTGAATTCCTTCGCGATTCCATGCGCTCGCAATCTTGGAGTAAATACGGAAGCTCAGAGCGTACCCGACTTTACATCCCGCGAACGTCGTGCAGTTCTCGCCGCATCGTGGACGAAGAGAAGCTGATCATCGCCCTGCAGAAGCTGGGTTTTGAGTGCGTGCGTTTGGAATTGCTAACCGTGAAAGAACAGGTCGAGCTATTTCAGCGAGCGGAAATCGTGGTCGGTCCGCACGGGGCTGGGCTGACAAACCTGGCATACTGCCGTCCTGGGACTGCGGTACTCGAAATCTCCCCTACGTCACGTCCGTGTCGCTATTTTCACTGTCTTTCGCACCTCAATGAACTTGCCTTTCGCGTTTATTTCGGGCGGGCGGTCCGCCGGCCTGGGCATGTCGGGACTGAGGCGGATATCGAGATCGATTTGGCCGCGGTTCTCCAAGAAGTCCAAGATCTCTTGAGTTCTGTCGAACAACCGGTGGCTTGCGCCATGTAG
- the nusB gene encoding transcription antitermination factor NusB: MARRSRAREVVLQILYQEDLNPDADPRLADEFLRARLNQDENLIEFGRYLLVGTREHRKKIDQQLERFADNWSLRRMAATDRNLLRLGAFEILYSNTPARVAINEAVELAKRFGGKHSPQFVNGLLDRILKSNQAEGNA, from the coding sequence ATGGCAAGACGTAGTCGAGCGCGCGAAGTAGTTCTGCAAATCCTTTATCAGGAAGACCTTAACCCCGACGCAGATCCGCGTCTGGCGGATGAATTCCTCCGTGCGCGTTTGAACCAGGATGAAAACCTGATCGAGTTCGGCCGGTACCTGTTGGTCGGCACGCGCGAGCATCGTAAGAAGATCGATCAGCAGTTGGAGCGTTTCGCTGACAACTGGAGCCTAAGACGTATGGCCGCCACCGATCGCAACTTGTTGCGTCTAGGGGCTTTTGAGATTCTGTACTCGAACACTCCGGCTCGTGTTGCCATCAACGAAGCGGTCGAACTGGCCAAGCGGTTTGGGGGCAAGCACAGCCCTCAGTTTGTTAATGGGCTGTTGGATCGGATTTTGAAGAGCAATCAGGCGGAAGGTAACGCCTAG
- the ribH gene encoding 6,7-dimethyl-8-ribityllumazine synthase, translated as MANTYTGTDFQATGLRVAIVVSTYNDSITGKLLTGSLETLASRGIEEGNVDVAKVPGAWEIPLAAAVMARSGNYAAVICLGCVIRGETTHDVHINTQVSQTLGNLALECELPVAFGVLTCNTVEQAISRAGGAVGNKGVEAAEAALEMMGLLRNLPQSET; from the coding sequence GTGGCGAATACTTACACTGGAACTGATTTTCAGGCGACTGGCCTACGCGTCGCGATTGTCGTTTCGACCTATAACGATTCGATTACCGGCAAACTTTTAACGGGCTCGTTAGAGACGCTTGCTAGTCGCGGGATTGAAGAAGGCAACGTTGACGTGGCCAAGGTGCCCGGCGCTTGGGAAATTCCCCTGGCAGCAGCCGTCATGGCTCGCAGTGGCAATTACGCGGCTGTGATCTGTCTGGGATGTGTTATCCGGGGCGAAACCACGCACGATGTCCACATCAACACCCAGGTCAGCCAGACCCTCGGTAACTTAGCGTTAGAATGTGAGTTGCCGGTTGCATTCGGTGTACTGACTTGTAACACCGTCGAGCAAGCGATCAGTCGAGCAGGGGGGGCGGTCGGCAATAAGGGGGTAGAAGCGGCGGAAGCTGCCCTGGAAATGATGGGACTTCTCCGAAATCTTCCTCAGTCGGAAACATGA